A single window of Pseudarthrobacter defluvii DNA harbors:
- a CDS encoding ABC transporter substrate-binding protein, with protein sequence MTIPVVSRRSFQFGAAALALSILATGCGAPGGSGDSGQVTLRFAWWGNEYLNGQTDKVIAAFEASHPNIKIKAEPGEWSSYWDKLATKTAANDAPDVIQMDQKYIAEYGGRGALLDLSKQDGIDTSKLDKEALASGQYDGKQYGLSTGQNAYVIMANTKVFEAAGVPVPDDKTWTWKDFMNTASKISAAGDGKNYGAAYGSNEADLIIWLRQHGENLYSEDGKLDFEAATAASFWERLKEQRDSKASPPATVATEDAGAGLEESLFGTNRVGMAWWWTNQLGSLEATTGSSIKMLRAPSVDGASAKNGMYYKPTMFWSASSRSKHPQQAAEFINYLTNSPEAGAILMTDRGVPTNSEIVADITPSLKPADTTVVNFLKDIAPDIKDAPPVPPVGAGSVQNVIKRYTDEVLYDRLTPQAAAEAFKKEVQGMLDSARK encoded by the coding sequence ATGACGATTCCAGTCGTAAGCCGGCGCAGCTTCCAGTTCGGTGCTGCCGCGCTGGCCCTGTCCATCCTGGCAACGGGCTGCGGAGCCCCGGGAGGCTCCGGCGACAGCGGCCAGGTGACCCTGCGCTTCGCCTGGTGGGGCAACGAATACCTGAACGGACAGACGGACAAGGTCATCGCCGCGTTTGAAGCATCCCACCCCAACATCAAGATCAAGGCCGAACCTGGCGAGTGGTCCAGCTACTGGGACAAGCTGGCAACAAAAACCGCCGCGAACGATGCGCCGGACGTCATCCAGATGGACCAAAAATACATTGCCGAATACGGCGGCCGCGGCGCGCTGCTGGACCTGTCCAAGCAAGACGGAATCGACACGTCAAAACTGGACAAGGAAGCGCTTGCCTCCGGCCAGTACGACGGCAAACAGTACGGACTGAGCACCGGCCAGAATGCCTACGTCATCATGGCCAACACCAAGGTGTTTGAAGCGGCGGGTGTTCCCGTTCCGGACGACAAGACGTGGACGTGGAAGGACTTCATGAACACCGCGTCGAAGATCAGCGCCGCAGGCGACGGGAAGAACTACGGAGCTGCGTACGGCAGCAACGAGGCTGACCTGATCATCTGGCTGCGCCAGCACGGGGAGAACCTGTACTCCGAGGACGGCAAGCTCGACTTTGAGGCCGCTACGGCTGCGTCCTTCTGGGAGCGACTCAAGGAACAGCGTGATTCCAAGGCCAGCCCGCCGGCCACGGTGGCCACGGAGGACGCCGGGGCCGGCCTGGAGGAAAGCCTTTTCGGGACAAACCGGGTGGGCATGGCCTGGTGGTGGACCAATCAGCTTGGTTCGCTTGAAGCCACCACCGGCAGCAGCATCAAAATGCTGCGCGCCCCGAGCGTCGACGGCGCATCGGCCAAGAACGGCATGTACTACAAGCCCACCATGTTCTGGTCTGCCTCCTCCCGCTCGAAGCATCCCCAGCAGGCTGCTGAGTTCATCAATTACCTCACCAACAGCCCGGAGGCCGGGGCCATCCTCATGACGGACAGGGGCGTGCCCACCAACAGCGAGATCGTCGCGGACATCACGCCCTCGCTGAAGCCGGCGGACACCACGGTGGTGAACTTCCTGAAGGACATCGCGCCGGACATCAAAGACGCGCCGCCGGTGCCGCCCGTGGGCGCGGGAAGCGTCCAGAATGTGATCAAGCGCTACACGGATGAAGTGCTGTATGACCGGCTGACGCCCCAGGCGGCAGCGGAAGCCTTCAAGAAGGAAGTCCAGGGGATGCTGGACTCGGCCCGAAAGTAA
- a CDS encoding threonine/serine ThrE exporter family protein, with protein sequence MTDRPPRPGHRPKTDGLPKTEALTPAQIRQDAAARRMIRRLVQGENPPTAPMSIVDRLAGSPYANPTIQVGGVDTSARKTLDFALHLAETMFRYGAGALEVETSIIAVTAALGLKNIEVDITNQSVGINYAPKDQTPISLLRVVRSWTNNYAGLAKVHQLVTDIVAGGVGRDEAIRRLNEAITSPKPYPRWMVTAAFGVFAAVFVGVLGGGPVSSAVAFVANLGISLLARQLGRWRVPDFFITASCSFVVTILALLLWQFGLTASPSIVVVGGILLLLPTGRLVSSVQDAINGFPVTAAGRFLSTLLTFGAIVAGIAVAFVVGELTGLQRIDVTQTFPPAYDLWVLIVFVAAAVMAIGITEQTTWKLLLPTAAVGVAGYLVLLGCGLLGIGDRFSPAIAAVVIGLLARVVALRMGAPQLVVAVPAALILLPGLTIFRSMYVLTVEETEILAGAGGMLSAGAIVLGTAGGIVLGDVLARPLTRSLASNERRRARRR encoded by the coding sequence ATGACTGACCGGCCCCCACGGCCAGGGCACAGGCCGAAGACCGACGGCCTGCCCAAGACTGAAGCGCTGACCCCTGCGCAGATACGGCAGGATGCGGCCGCCAGGCGCATGATCCGGCGTCTGGTGCAGGGCGAGAACCCGCCCACTGCGCCCATGAGCATCGTTGACCGGCTGGCGGGCAGCCCTTACGCCAACCCCACCATCCAGGTGGGTGGGGTGGACACCTCCGCCCGCAAAACCCTGGATTTCGCCCTGCACCTGGCAGAGACCATGTTCCGCTACGGCGCCGGCGCCCTCGAAGTGGAAACCAGCATCATTGCCGTCACTGCTGCGCTGGGGTTGAAGAACATCGAAGTGGACATCACCAACCAGTCGGTGGGCATCAATTACGCGCCCAAGGACCAGACGCCCATCTCGCTGCTGCGGGTGGTGCGCTCCTGGACCAACAACTACGCCGGCCTGGCCAAGGTGCACCAGCTGGTCACGGACATCGTGGCCGGCGGCGTGGGCCGGGACGAAGCGATCCGCAGGCTCAACGAGGCGATCACCAGCCCCAAGCCCTACCCGCGGTGGATGGTCACGGCGGCGTTCGGTGTCTTCGCCGCCGTGTTCGTGGGTGTGCTGGGCGGCGGCCCGGTGTCCTCGGCGGTCGCCTTCGTGGCCAATCTCGGCATCAGCCTCCTGGCCAGGCAGCTGGGGCGGTGGCGGGTACCGGACTTCTTCATCACCGCCAGCTGCTCGTTCGTGGTGACCATCCTGGCGCTGCTGCTCTGGCAGTTCGGGCTCACCGCCTCGCCGTCCATCGTGGTGGTGGGTGGCATCCTGCTGTTGCTGCCAACCGGGCGGCTGGTGTCCTCCGTGCAGGACGCCATCAACGGCTTCCCCGTGACGGCGGCGGGCCGGTTCCTGTCCACGCTGCTGACCTTCGGCGCCATCGTGGCAGGAATCGCTGTCGCCTTCGTGGTGGGGGAGCTGACCGGGCTGCAGCGCATCGATGTCACCCAGACCTTCCCGCCCGCCTACGACCTCTGGGTCCTGATCGTCTTCGTGGCCGCCGCGGTGATGGCCATCGGCATTACGGAACAGACCACCTGGAAGCTCCTGCTGCCCACGGCAGCTGTTGGTGTGGCAGGCTACCTGGTGCTGCTCGGCTGCGGCCTGCTGGGGATCGGCGACCGGTTCTCACCTGCCATCGCTGCCGTCGTCATCGGCCTGCTGGCAAGGGTTGTGGCCCTCCGGATGGGTGCGCCGCAGCTTGTGGTGGCAGTTCCCGCGGCGCTGATCCTGCTTCCGGGCCTCACCATCTTCCGGTCCATGTATGTGCTCACCGTCGAGGAAACCGAGATCCTTGCAGGCGCTGGAGGAATGCTCAGCGCCGGCGCCATTGTGCTGGGCACGGCCGGCGGCATTGTCCTGGGTGACGTGCTGGCCCGTCCGCTGACCCGCAGCCTGGCGAGCAACGAGCGGCGCCGGGCCCGGCGCCGCTAG
- a CDS encoding siderophore-interacting protein, translated as MSTVPAATSATKKNRPQVDLRVLRKDQLSPHMVRIVAGGEGFSDFADNGFVDRYVKIVFPQPGVQYPSPLDLWAIREAMPRGQWPFTRTYTLRWVDPEARELAIDFVVHGDEGLAGPWAARAEPGDTLTFTGPGGAYNPSPEADWYLFAGDEAALPAIAACIESLPAEATGLAFLEVGSAADIQSISAPAGLDITWLPRNGVPAGSSDLLVKAVADAQWPDGRVDVFAHGERGYMKALREVLFKQRGLERRQVSLSGYWAQGRVEDVFQAEKKLPVGQI; from the coding sequence ATGAGCACTGTTCCTGCCGCCACCAGCGCAACCAAGAAGAACCGCCCGCAGGTCGACCTGAGGGTGCTGCGCAAGGATCAGCTGTCGCCGCACATGGTCCGGATCGTCGCGGGCGGGGAGGGCTTCAGTGACTTTGCCGACAACGGGTTCGTGGACCGGTACGTGAAGATCGTCTTTCCGCAGCCGGGGGTCCAGTATCCGTCACCCCTTGACCTTTGGGCCATCCGGGAAGCCATGCCGCGCGGGCAGTGGCCCTTCACCCGCACCTACACACTGCGGTGGGTGGATCCGGAAGCCCGGGAGCTGGCCATCGATTTCGTAGTCCACGGCGACGAGGGCCTGGCGGGTCCGTGGGCAGCCAGGGCCGAGCCTGGCGATACACTCACCTTCACCGGACCCGGCGGTGCCTACAACCCCAGCCCTGAGGCCGACTGGTACCTGTTTGCCGGCGACGAGGCTGCCCTGCCCGCCATCGCCGCGTGCATCGAGTCACTGCCGGCGGAGGCAACCGGGCTGGCCTTCCTGGAGGTTGGCTCCGCAGCCGATATCCAGTCCATCTCCGCTCCCGCAGGCTTGGACATCACCTGGCTGCCGCGCAACGGCGTACCGGCAGGGTCCAGCGACCTGCTGGTCAAAGCGGTGGCGGATGCACAGTGGCCCGATGGCAGGGTGGATGTTTTTGCCCATGGCGAGCGCGGCTACATGAAGGCGCTGCGCGAGGTCCTCTTCAAGCAGCGCGGCCTGGAGCGCCGGCAGGTGTCCCTCTCGGGCTACTGGGCGCAGGGCCGGGTGGAGGACGTGTTCCAGGCCGAGAAGAAACTGCCGGTCGGGCAAATCTAG
- a CDS encoding cold-shock protein, whose translation MSLGTVRWFNAEKGYGFITVDGSGDDVFVHWSAIQGEGHRSLVEGQRVQLDVGEGEKGPQAENVRPAQ comes from the coding sequence ATGTCACTGGGAACCGTCAGATGGTTCAACGCTGAAAAGGGCTACGGCTTCATCACCGTTGACGGCTCCGGTGACGACGTCTTTGTCCACTGGTCCGCAATCCAGGGCGAGGGCCACCGCTCCCTGGTTGAGGGCCAGCGGGTGCAGCTGGACGTCGGCGAGGGCGAAAAGGGCCCGCAGGCCGAAAACGTGCGGCCCGCCCAGTGA
- a CDS encoding ABC transporter substrate-binding protein, with protein sequence MPVYRSPARASAALAVSLAGLLSMTACTGTGGNARTEPAEASGDGVLRVGLILDNTGDNAFLNAPQLAAAKLAIHDINAVGGHKGRPVELLPVHPDQDTAAQAKDLAAAKADVAIGPTDSSHATAALDVLAGAHVPLISPANTAAALSTSASGGYYFRTAAADVAQGPVLAKLAKDAGAASIGVLYQDGSYGKDLSAAVKEAAQQSGLKVLPGVGFKPGDAAEAARSAAQAGPDAVVLVARDGARAALAELHNAGLSGSKVILSDGAFARYGSGLPSRILEGARAVVPGQLPSAAFQGKLLAVDPSLKDLSYAAETYDAVTLAALAAARAQDDAGRSIAANLIPVSGGTAAPGAGTPSAPCRSYKECLGGLAAGPDIDYDGESGPVAFDSNGDITSAAFSVFTYGADNNPSPTGHETVGRSG encoded by the coding sequence ATGCCGGTTTACCGATCCCCGGCCCGCGCCAGTGCCGCGCTCGCCGTTTCCCTGGCAGGCCTTCTTTCAATGACGGCCTGCACCGGCACCGGCGGCAACGCCAGGACAGAGCCCGCAGAAGCCTCCGGCGACGGCGTCCTCCGGGTAGGGCTGATCCTTGATAACACCGGCGACAACGCGTTCCTCAACGCACCCCAGCTGGCCGCGGCAAAACTGGCCATCCACGACATCAACGCCGTCGGCGGCCACAAAGGCCGCCCTGTGGAACTGCTTCCGGTGCACCCGGACCAGGACACCGCAGCCCAGGCCAAGGACCTGGCCGCTGCCAAAGCAGACGTTGCCATCGGACCCACCGACTCCAGCCATGCAACTGCTGCCCTGGACGTCCTCGCCGGTGCCCATGTGCCGCTCATCTCCCCGGCCAACACCGCTGCCGCCCTCTCCACGAGCGCCAGCGGCGGCTACTATTTCCGCACCGCCGCAGCCGACGTCGCACAAGGGCCGGTCCTGGCCAAACTCGCCAAGGACGCCGGCGCCGCCAGCATCGGCGTGCTCTACCAGGACGGTTCCTACGGCAAGGACCTGTCGGCTGCCGTCAAGGAAGCTGCCCAACAGTCCGGACTCAAGGTCCTGCCCGGGGTGGGCTTCAAGCCGGGCGATGCCGCCGAAGCCGCACGCTCTGCCGCCCAGGCCGGGCCGGACGCCGTCGTCCTGGTTGCCCGCGACGGCGCGCGGGCCGCGTTGGCTGAGCTCCACAACGCCGGCCTCAGCGGTTCGAAGGTCATCCTCAGCGACGGTGCCTTCGCCCGCTACGGTTCCGGGCTGCCGTCCCGGATCCTGGAAGGCGCCCGCGCCGTCGTTCCCGGCCAGCTGCCCTCGGCTGCTTTCCAGGGCAAACTGCTGGCCGTGGACCCGTCCCTGAAAGATCTCTCCTACGCTGCTGAAACCTATGACGCCGTGACGCTGGCGGCGCTGGCCGCGGCCCGCGCCCAGGATGACGCCGGGCGCTCCATCGCCGCGAACCTCATTCCGGTGTCGGGCGGGACGGCGGCTCCGGGTGCCGGCACGCCATCCGCCCCCTGCCGGAGTTACAAGGAGTGCCTGGGCGGCCTTGCCGCCGGCCCGGACATTGATTACGACGGCGAATCCGGCCCGGTTGCCTTTGATTCCAACGGGGACATCACCTCGGCGGCCTTTTCCGTCTTCACCTACGGCGCAGACAATAACCCCAGCCCCACCGGGCATGAAACAGTTGGCCGCTCCGGCTGA
- a CDS encoding LytR C-terminal domain-containing protein, with protein MTRYARDEFDKVPEAASRQGVHRTASAPSRVRLWPILAVGMAALAIGLVSFLILPRLGFSSTASQASASVESAPLAGTGSSPSPTRASSAPSSAPPSSVSAEPTQSSEPEPTASATQAIVDKTRPVAVYNAAGTAGLAGRIGGTVQADGWRLGQVGNWSGAPQKSSVIFYAGPQQLAGAQALAGLLNIPTVVDSTEFQVPLVVVLGPGYR; from the coding sequence ATGACCAGATACGCCCGCGATGAATTCGACAAGGTCCCCGAGGCCGCGTCGCGACAAGGTGTCCACCGGACGGCCTCGGCCCCGTCCCGCGTGCGGCTGTGGCCCATCCTGGCGGTGGGCATGGCGGCCCTGGCGATTGGGCTGGTGTCCTTCCTGATCCTTCCCAGGCTTGGCTTCAGCAGCACCGCCAGCCAGGCGTCGGCAAGCGTTGAGTCGGCCCCGCTGGCCGGAACGGGGTCCAGCCCTTCGCCTACGCGGGCATCTTCCGCGCCGTCGTCCGCCCCGCCGTCGTCCGTCTCTGCGGAACCGACCCAGAGCAGCGAGCCCGAGCCCACTGCTTCCGCCACCCAGGCCATCGTCGACAAGACCCGGCCAGTTGCTGTTTACAACGCTGCCGGCACCGCGGGGCTGGCCGGCCGGATAGGCGGGACGGTCCAGGCCGACGGCTGGCGGCTCGGCCAGGTAGGCAACTGGTCCGGCGCCCCGCAGAAGTCCTCCGTGATCTTCTACGCCGGTCCCCAGCAACTGGCCGGCGCGCAGGCACTCGCCGGGCTGTTGAACATCCCCACCGTGGTGGACAGCACCGAGTTCCAGGTACCGCTCGTGGTGGTGCTCGGCCCCGGATACCGGTAG
- the groL gene encoding chaperonin GroEL (60 kDa chaperone family; promotes refolding of misfolded polypeptides especially under stressful conditions; forms two stacked rings of heptamers to form a barrel-shaped 14mer; ends can be capped by GroES; misfolded proteins enter the barrel where they are refolded when GroES binds) → MAKIIAFDEEARRGLERGLNILADAVKVTLGPRGRNVVLEKKWGAPTITNDGVSIAKEIELDDPYEKIGAELVKEVAKKTDDVAGDGTTTATVLAQALVKEGLRNVAAGADPLSLKRGIEKAVDAVTAELLNSAKEIETKEEIAATASISAGDDEIGALIAEALDKVGKEGVITVEESNTFGLELELTEGMRFDKGYISAYFVTDAERQETVLEDPYILIVNSKISNVKELVAVLEKVMQSNKPLLIIAEDIEGEALATLIVNKIRGTFKSVAVKAPGFGDRRKAQLADIAVLTGGQVISEEVGLKLETAGLELLGQARKVVVTKDETTIVEGAGDADQIAGRVSQIRAEIENSDSDYDREKLQERLAKLAGGVAVIKAGAATEVELKERKHRIEDAVRNAKAAVEEGIVAGGGVALIQAGAKAFANLQLSGDEATGANIVRVAIDAPLKQIAFNAGMEPGVVVDKVRGLPAGHGLNAATGEYVDLLAAGVNDPVKVTRSALQNAASIAGLFLTTEAVVADKPEKAAAPAGGDDMGGMGGMGGF, encoded by the coding sequence ATGGCCAAGATCATTGCATTTGATGAAGAGGCACGCCGCGGCCTTGAGCGGGGCCTGAACATCCTCGCCGACGCCGTTAAGGTCACCCTCGGCCCGCGTGGACGCAACGTCGTCCTCGAAAAGAAGTGGGGCGCCCCCACGATCACCAACGATGGTGTTTCCATCGCCAAGGAGATCGAGCTGGACGATCCCTACGAGAAGATCGGCGCAGAGCTGGTCAAGGAAGTTGCCAAGAAGACCGATGACGTCGCAGGCGACGGCACCACCACGGCAACCGTCCTGGCCCAGGCCCTGGTCAAGGAAGGCCTGCGCAACGTTGCCGCCGGCGCCGACCCGCTGTCCCTCAAGCGCGGCATCGAAAAGGCCGTTGACGCCGTCACCGCCGAACTGCTGAACTCCGCCAAGGAAATCGAAACCAAGGAAGAGATCGCAGCTACCGCCTCGATCTCCGCCGGTGACGACGAAATCGGCGCCCTCATCGCCGAAGCCCTGGACAAGGTGGGCAAGGAAGGCGTCATCACGGTCGAGGAGTCCAACACCTTCGGCCTGGAGCTGGAACTCACCGAAGGCATGCGCTTCGACAAGGGTTACATCTCCGCCTACTTCGTCACCGACGCAGAGCGCCAGGAAACGGTCCTCGAGGATCCGTACATCCTGATCGTCAACTCCAAGATCTCCAACGTCAAGGAACTGGTTGCTGTCCTGGAAAAGGTCATGCAGTCCAACAAGCCGCTGCTGATCATCGCCGAGGACATCGAGGGCGAGGCCCTGGCCACGCTGATCGTGAACAAGATCCGCGGCACGTTCAAGTCTGTGGCCGTCAAGGCTCCCGGCTTCGGTGACCGCCGCAAGGCCCAGCTCGCCGACATCGCCGTCCTCACCGGCGGCCAGGTCATCTCCGAGGAAGTCGGCCTCAAGCTGGAAACGGCTGGGCTGGAACTCCTGGGCCAGGCACGCAAGGTTGTTGTCACCAAGGACGAGACCACCATCGTTGAGGGTGCGGGCGACGCCGACCAGATTGCCGGCCGCGTTTCACAGATCCGCGCCGAGATCGAGAACTCCGACTCCGACTACGACCGCGAGAAGCTGCAGGAGCGCCTGGCCAAGCTGGCCGGCGGCGTTGCAGTCATCAAGGCCGGTGCCGCCACGGAGGTTGAGCTCAAGGAGCGCAAGCACCGCATCGAGGACGCTGTCCGCAACGCCAAGGCTGCCGTTGAAGAGGGTATCGTCGCCGGTGGCGGCGTGGCCCTCATCCAGGCCGGTGCCAAGGCATTCGCCAACCTGCAGCTGTCCGGCGACGAAGCAACCGGCGCGAACATCGTCCGCGTTGCCATCGACGCCCCGCTGAAGCAGATCGCCTTCAACGCCGGCATGGAGCCGGGCGTCGTGGTCGACAAGGTCCGTGGCCTGCCCGCAGGCCACGGCCTCAACGCCGCCACCGGCGAGTATGTCGACCTGCTGGCCGCCGGCGTCAACGACCCCGTCAAGGTGACCCGCTCTGCCCTGCAGAACGCGGCCTCCATCGCCGGCCTGTTCCTCACCACCGAAGCAGTGGTTGCTGACAAGCCGGAGAAGGCTGCAGCACCCGCCGGTGGCGACGACATGGGTGGCATGGGCGGCATGGGCGGCTTCTAG
- a CDS encoding ribonuclease HI family protein — MTITAAADGSALGNPGPAGWAWYVNDDCWRAGGWPHGTNNQGELMAVLDLLRATAHMPGEDLRILCDSQYVINSITKWMPGWKRKGWRKADGKPVLNVELLKELDRELAGRTYTFEWVKGHAGHDLNEAADERARAAATAYQQGVAARSGPGFPGAHHPGSQHAASQRPDASGPALDRQAPSGVGLPPATLDIPTASPKRPAEARPAEARPAAAAGGDVPAGAGAGNRRRAAPEPVSAFDELDLFSELDNEALEVAEATQQAGSIPPEALVEELERELLGPLVRGDIGRTAVLLHPDFMEIGSSGRVWTRDAMMMALEEDPGERTDIEILGADRIGPGAVLLTYRNFARSGTTLRSSLWVLDGGRWRLRFHQGTPEA; from the coding sequence GTGACGATTACTGCAGCGGCTGACGGTTCGGCCTTGGGAAACCCTGGCCCGGCGGGCTGGGCCTGGTACGTAAATGACGATTGCTGGCGGGCCGGCGGCTGGCCGCACGGGACCAACAATCAAGGAGAGCTGATGGCTGTCCTTGATCTTTTGCGTGCCACCGCGCATATGCCCGGGGAGGACCTGCGCATCCTGTGTGACAGCCAGTACGTCATCAACTCCATCACCAAGTGGATGCCGGGGTGGAAACGGAAGGGGTGGCGCAAGGCCGACGGAAAGCCTGTCCTGAATGTGGAGCTGCTGAAGGAACTCGACCGCGAACTGGCGGGCCGCACCTACACGTTTGAATGGGTCAAGGGCCACGCAGGGCATGACCTCAACGAGGCTGCCGATGAACGGGCAAGGGCTGCGGCCACGGCGTACCAGCAGGGAGTGGCAGCACGCTCCGGCCCTGGATTCCCCGGCGCGCACCACCCGGGCAGCCAGCACGCCGCCTCACAACGCCCGGACGCATCCGGACCTGCGCTGGACAGGCAGGCGCCGTCCGGTGTGGGGCTCCCCCCGGCCACCCTGGATATCCCCACTGCTTCCCCGAAGCGTCCGGCGGAAGCGCGCCCGGCGGAAGCGCGTCCGGCAGCAGCAGCTGGCGGGGATGTTCCTGCTGGCGCAGGCGCAGGCAACCGGCGCAGGGCAGCGCCCGAGCCTGTGTCGGCCTTCGACGAGCTGGACCTTTTCAGCGAACTGGACAACGAGGCCCTTGAAGTGGCCGAGGCAACGCAGCAGGCCGGCTCCATCCCGCCGGAGGCCTTGGTGGAGGAGCTCGAACGCGAGCTCCTGGGACCCCTGGTGCGCGGGGATATCGGCCGGACCGCCGTCCTTCTCCACCCGGACTTCATGGAGATCGGCAGCTCGGGAAGGGTCTGGACGCGGGACGCCATGATGATGGCCCTTGAAGAGGACCCCGGGGAACGGACCGACATCGAAATCTTGGGCGCAGACCGCATCGGCCCCGGCGCGGTCCTGCTGACGTACCGGAACTTCGCCCGGTCCGGCACCACGCTCCGCAGCTCGCTGTGGGTCCTCGACGGCGGCCGGTGGCGGCTGCGGTTCCACCAAGGGACGCCTGAGGCCTAG
- a CDS encoding DUF3263 domain-containing protein — protein MAEPAREHLPEQDPRKSLLADFSLRESSLSEREQQMLALERQWWKYAGAKEQAIRDLFDLSATHYYQLLNALIDREDALAHDPMLVKRLRRLRTSRHRARTARRLGSDA, from the coding sequence GTGGCGGAACCGGCCCGGGAACACCTGCCGGAGCAGGATCCGCGGAAGTCCCTCCTGGCGGATTTCAGCCTTCGTGAGTCCTCCCTCTCCGAGCGTGAACAGCAGATGCTGGCCCTGGAACGGCAGTGGTGGAAGTACGCGGGAGCCAAGGAACAGGCCATCCGGGACCTGTTCGATCTCTCCGCGACCCATTACTACCAGCTCCTCAACGCACTGATCGACCGCGAGGACGCCCTGGCCCACGATCCCATGCTGGTGAAGAGATTGCGTAGACTACGTACGTCGCGCCACCGTGCACGCACCGCCCGGCGCCTGGGATCCGACGCTTAA
- a CDS encoding uracil-DNA glycosylase yields the protein MFESDALFDLQQDTADALSFADLGELPLAQLMAPDWTAALQGVEGQLRKVLAFLAAEEAAGHQVLPPPSNVLRAFRQPLAEVKVLIVGQDPYPTPGHAVGLSFSVDPHVRPLPRSLVNIYRELESDLGIPPRVHGDLSAWAGQGVLLLNRVLTVRAGAAGSHRGKGWEEITTAAVTALAARKAADGSRMPLVAVLWGKEAEGVGPLLAGAPAVSSPHPSPLSASRGFFGSRPFSRVNELLREQGASDVTWELPPLP from the coding sequence ATGTTTGAATCGGATGCGCTATTCGACCTGCAGCAGGACACGGCGGACGCCCTCAGCTTCGCAGACCTCGGGGAGCTGCCGTTGGCTCAGCTCATGGCTCCGGACTGGACCGCGGCGCTGCAGGGCGTCGAAGGCCAGCTCCGGAAGGTGCTCGCTTTCCTGGCAGCCGAAGAGGCTGCCGGGCACCAGGTCCTGCCGCCGCCGTCGAACGTGCTGCGCGCCTTCCGCCAGCCCCTCGCGGAGGTGAAGGTCCTGATCGTGGGCCAGGATCCCTACCCCACGCCGGGACATGCCGTCGGACTGTCGTTTTCGGTCGACCCGCACGTCCGGCCCCTCCCCCGCAGCCTGGTGAACATCTACCGGGAACTGGAATCGGACCTGGGCATTCCGCCGCGCGTCCACGGCGACCTGTCGGCGTGGGCCGGGCAGGGCGTGCTGCTCCTGAACCGGGTACTCACGGTCAGGGCGGGGGCGGCGGGTTCGCACCGCGGCAAGGGCTGGGAGGAGATTACGACGGCGGCAGTCACCGCCCTGGCGGCCCGCAAGGCTGCGGACGGGTCCAGGATGCCGCTGGTGGCCGTGCTGTGGGGCAAGGAGGCTGAGGGTGTCGGGCCGCTCCTGGCGGGCGCCCCCGCCGTGAGCAGCCCGCACCCCAGCCCGTTGTCCGCGTCGCGAGGGTTCTTTGGCTCCCGCCCGTTCAGCCGGGTCAACGAACTCCTGCGGGAACAAGGTGCGTCCGACGTAACCTGGGAACTGCCGCCGCTGCCCTAG